In Hyalangium minutum, a single window of DNA contains:
- a CDS encoding antibiotic biosynthesis monooxygenase, with protein sequence MRVARALASAAATEPGTLRYQWFVTQRPGHYSIIEEYVDADAAETHYRPS encoded by the coding sequence GTGCGGGTGGCGCGAGCATTGGCATCCGCCGCTGCGACCGAGCCGGGAACGTTGCGCTACCAGTGGTTCGTCACGCAGAGGCCCGGTCATTATTCGATAATTGAGGAGTACGTCGACGCTGACGCGGCCGAAACGCACTACCGACCGAGTTGA
- a CDS encoding serine hydrolase domain-containing protein, with translation MYSAIAIALMAVSVAQAPAPSTPPAPPGFSEERALAARLDLSIDQAIAEKRIVGAVVLVAKDGKIVYRRAAGLADREAGRPMRENEVFRLASMSKPIVAVTALALAEQHKLALDEPIKKWLPTFRPKLADGREPVITVRHLLTHTAGLTYSFREPEQGPYHRAGVSTGLDGSEVSLEENLRRIASVPLSSEPGKQWGYSMATDVLGAVIARAGGAPLPRVVERLVTGPLGMKDTGFSVKDASRLATPYADGKPEPVRMGKDQVVPYYGAGVHFAPGRALNPRAFPSGGAGMVGTAGDFLKFLETLRTGGAPVLPAATVEQLGSAQVGPEAQTQGPGWGFGFIGAVLVDPAQTRSPQSAGTWQWGGAYGHNWFVDPQRRLTVVALTNTAFEGMSGAFTVSVRDAVYGTGN, from the coding sequence ATGTATTCTGCCATCGCCATCGCCCTGATGGCCGTCAGCGTCGCTCAAGCCCCAGCCCCCTCCACTCCCCCCGCTCCCCCGGGCTTCTCCGAGGAACGTGCCCTCGCGGCGCGGCTGGACTTGAGCATCGACCAGGCGATCGCCGAGAAGCGCATTGTCGGCGCCGTCGTCCTCGTCGCGAAGGACGGTAAGATCGTCTACCGGCGCGCCGCGGGCCTGGCCGATCGCGAGGCGGGGCGGCCCATGCGGGAGAATGAGGTGTTCCGCCTGGCGTCCATGAGCAAGCCCATCGTGGCCGTGACGGCGCTGGCGCTGGCGGAGCAGCACAAGCTGGCGCTGGACGAGCCCATCAAGAAGTGGCTTCCCACCTTCCGGCCGAAGCTGGCGGATGGCCGCGAGCCCGTCATCACCGTGCGCCACCTGCTGACCCATACCGCGGGCCTGACGTACAGCTTCCGGGAGCCGGAGCAGGGGCCGTATCACCGGGCCGGGGTCTCGACGGGCCTGGATGGGTCCGAGGTGTCCCTGGAGGAGAACCTTCGCCGGATCGCCTCGGTGCCGCTGTCCTCCGAGCCTGGGAAGCAGTGGGGCTACTCCATGGCGACGGATGTCCTGGGCGCGGTCATCGCCCGAGCCGGAGGCGCGCCCCTGCCTCGGGTGGTCGAGCGGCTCGTCACCGGACCGCTGGGCATGAAGGACACGGGCTTCAGCGTGAAGGACGCGAGCAGGCTCGCGACGCCCTACGCGGACGGGAAGCCGGAGCCGGTTCGCATGGGCAAGGATCAGGTGGTGCCCTACTACGGCGCTGGCGTCCATTTCGCCCCCGGGCGGGCCTTGAACCCGCGCGCCTTCCCGTCCGGAGGGGCGGGCATGGTGGGAACGGCGGGTGACTTCCTGAAGTTCCTGGAGACGCTGCGGACGGGCGGGGCGCCGGTCCTGCCTGCGGCCACCGTCGAGCAGCTGGGCTCCGCCCAGGTGGGCCCGGAGGCTCAGACGCAGGGGCCTGGCTGGGGCTTCGGCTTCATCGGGGCGGTGCTCGTCGACCCGGCGCAGACGCGGAGCCCGCAGTCGGCGGGGACCTGGCAGTGGGGCGGAGCCTACGGCCACAACTGGTTCGTGGATCCCCAGCGCCGCCTGACGGTCGTGGCGCTCACCAACACGGCGTTCGAAGGCATGTCGGGAGCTTTCACCGTCTCCGTGCGCGACGCGGTCTACGGCACCGGCAACTGA
- a CDS encoding VOC family protein, with translation MNFVSIRLITADIDRLVRFYERITGLPTTRYTEDFAELITSACTLAIGSTRTLHLFGGNVARPADNHTAIIEFRVDDVDESFRILADVIGGSLVQKPTTMPWGNRSLLFRDPDGTLVNFFTPVTKEAIAKFAR, from the coding sequence ATGAACTTCGTCTCAATCCGCCTGATCACCGCCGACATCGACCGCCTGGTCCGCTTCTACGAGCGAATCACTGGCCTGCCGACGACCCGGTATACCGAGGATTTCGCGGAGCTGATCACCTCGGCCTGCACCCTCGCGATCGGCAGCACGCGCACGCTCCATCTGTTCGGCGGCAACGTCGCCCGGCCTGCCGACAACCACACCGCCATCATCGAGTTCCGCGTCGACGACGTCGACGAATCGTTCCGAATACTGGCGGACGTCATCGGCGGTTCCCTGGTGCAAAAGCCCACCACCATGCCGTGGGGCAACAGATCGCTGCTGTTCCGCGATCCCGATGGCACCCTGGTGAACTTCTTCACGCCGGTTACGAAGGAAGCGATCGCGAAATTCGCTCGATAG
- a CDS encoding transposase, whose product MFALQRRRARRQGLRAGQVGAVSFIQFFGSALQVTPHFHSLVPDGVFVPREGSVRFEPLPPPTQGEVERLLRVVRLLEKRGALPAQGPEDALQAYQAHSLQQRLRWTEVDRRLPPSKQPRCALLEGFSLHANTHLHANDRQGLERLCRYGARGALALERLSRMEDGRIAYRMKRPLPDGTTHLLFTGLGLLRRVASLVPPPRANLTRFHGVLAPGAQLRPFLVPRAGGEERSEAPQAAASTEPMKEKTPRGDFADRQGPFPEGIAYPMPEKPFKEQSKPPCVEGREEEVRGGCWIPHAKTAPCSRGTAELQGKCYVPVKKPDPAPTSVQP is encoded by the coding sequence GTGTTCGCCCTGCAGCGCCGGAGGGCACGGCGACAGGGTCTGCGCGCTGGGCAGGTCGGAGCCGTCTCTTTCATCCAGTTCTTCGGCTCCGCCTTGCAGGTAACGCCGCACTTCCACTCGCTGGTGCCGGATGGCGTCTTCGTGCCGCGGGAGGGCAGCGTGCGCTTCGAGCCGTTGCCGCCGCCCACGCAAGGTGAGGTGGAGAGGCTGCTGAGGGTGGTGCGCCTGCTGGAGAAAAGAGGGGCCCTGCCCGCGCAAGGACCCGAGGATGCGCTGCAGGCGTACCAGGCGCACTCCCTGCAGCAACGGCTGCGCTGGACGGAGGTGGACCGCCGGCTCCCTCCCAGCAAGCAGCCCCGGTGCGCCTTGCTGGAAGGCTTCTCCCTGCATGCCAATACTCACCTCCATGCCAACGACAGGCAGGGGCTGGAGCGGCTGTGCCGCTATGGAGCGCGTGGCGCGCTGGCGCTGGAGCGCCTGTCGCGAATGGAGGATGGCCGCATCGCCTACCGCATGAAGCGCCCGCTGCCGGACGGCACCACGCACCTGCTCTTCACCGGGCTGGGACTGTTACGGCGTGTAGCGTCCCTGGTACCTCCGCCACGGGCAAACCTCACGAGGTTCCACGGCGTCTTGGCTCCAGGCGCGCAACTGCGGCCATTTCTGGTCCCCCGAGCGGGAGGGGAGGAGAGGAGCGAGGCGCCCCAGGCAGCGGCCAGCACGGAGCCGATGAAGGAGAAGACGCCGCGAGGAGACTTCGCGGATCGGCAGGGCCCTTTTCCCGAGGGAATTGCGTATCCCATGCCCGAGAAGCCATTCAAGGAGCAGAGCAAGCCGCCGTGCGTCGAGGGCCGGGAAGAGGAAGTCCGGGGCGGATGCTGGATTCCCCACGCGAAGACCGCGCCCTGTTCCCGAGGCACGGCCGAGTTGCAGGGCAAGTGCTACGTGCCCGTGAAGAAGCCGGACCCGGCACCGACTTCCGTTCAGCCCTGA
- a CDS encoding carotenoid oxygenase family protein, whose protein sequence is MKVSVVRRYESKLGDSDFHPYRTGAWTPNTVEVDATDLDVIAGEIPRDLAGLYLRNTENPLFEAITGRYHPFDGDGMVHALRFQEGRAEYRNRFVKTAGLLAELEAGGALWAGILESPEASQRDGWGARTRMKDASSTDILVHRGEALTTFYQCGDAYRLDPYTLETRGTVHWSEQTQGNPGVRGVFPKGATVSAHPKVDEQTGELLFFNYSKEAPFMHFGVINAEGKLARYVPVPLPGPRLPHDMAFTENYAILNDFPMMWDPERLAKNQHRPVYRPELGSRFGIVRRDGTGSVRWFEASPTYVLHFSNAYEEGDEIILEGYHQGAPIPKRLEGETAIDAFRKSLDMRELQTRLHRWRFNLSTGQTKEAFLDDEVTEFPTIDNRLGGRKHRKVIAMTGEPGHFLFNGLVAYDVERGTKQSYRFPEGVFASESPIAPRTGARGEADGYVVTFVSDLGNDSSECQVFDAGEIARGPIARIRLPHRISSGTHATWVSEEDLAKHRAR, encoded by the coding sequence TTGAAGGTTTCCGTTGTCCGCCGGTACGAGTCGAAGCTTGGTGACTCGGACTTCCATCCGTATCGCACCGGTGCCTGGACGCCGAACACGGTGGAAGTCGATGCCACCGACCTGGATGTGATTGCGGGGGAGATTCCGCGTGATCTCGCAGGCCTCTACCTGCGCAACACGGAGAACCCTCTCTTTGAGGCCATCACCGGCCGCTATCACCCGTTCGACGGCGACGGGATGGTGCACGCCCTCCGCTTCCAGGAGGGCCGCGCGGAGTACCGCAATCGCTTCGTGAAGACCGCAGGGCTGCTCGCCGAGCTCGAAGCCGGCGGCGCGCTGTGGGCCGGAATCCTCGAGTCCCCCGAGGCCTCGCAGCGCGATGGCTGGGGCGCCCGGACGCGGATGAAGGATGCCTCGTCCACGGACATCCTCGTTCACCGGGGCGAAGCGCTCACCACCTTCTATCAGTGCGGAGATGCGTACCGGCTCGATCCGTACACGCTCGAGACGCGCGGCACGGTGCACTGGAGCGAGCAGACGCAAGGGAACCCGGGCGTGCGCGGGGTGTTCCCGAAGGGCGCGACTGTGTCCGCGCATCCGAAGGTGGACGAGCAAACCGGCGAGCTGCTGTTCTTCAACTACTCGAAGGAAGCGCCGTTCATGCACTTCGGGGTGATCAACGCGGAGGGGAAGCTCGCCCGCTACGTGCCGGTGCCCCTGCCGGGCCCGCGCCTTCCGCACGACATGGCGTTCACCGAAAACTACGCCATCCTCAATGACTTCCCGATGATGTGGGACCCGGAGCGGCTCGCGAAGAACCAGCACCGCCCCGTGTACCGCCCGGAGCTGGGTTCACGCTTCGGGATCGTGCGCCGCGATGGCACCGGCTCCGTGCGCTGGTTCGAGGCGTCGCCCACCTACGTGCTGCACTTCTCCAACGCGTACGAGGAGGGCGACGAGATCATCCTCGAGGGCTACCACCAGGGTGCGCCGATTCCGAAGCGGCTCGAGGGCGAGACGGCGATCGATGCGTTCCGCAAGAGCCTGGACATGCGCGAGCTGCAGACGCGGCTCCACCGCTGGCGGTTCAACCTGTCCACGGGACAGACGAAGGAAGCGTTCCTCGATGATGAGGTGACCGAGTTCCCGACCATCGACAACCGCCTGGGCGGAAGGAAGCACCGCAAGGTGATCGCGATGACGGGCGAGCCGGGGCACTTCCTCTTCAACGGCCTGGTGGCGTACGACGTGGAGCGCGGGACGAAGCAGTCGTACCGCTTCCCGGAGGGCGTCTTCGCCAGCGAGTCCCCCATCGCCCCGCGCACGGGAGCACGCGGCGAGGCCGACGGTTACGTGGTGACCTTCGTGAGCGACCTGGGCAACGACAGCAGCGAGTGCCAGGTCTTCGACGCGGGGGAGATCGCCCGCGGCCCCATCGCGCGCATCCGGCTGCCGCACCGGATCTCCAGCGGTACGCACGCCACGTGGGTGTCCGAGGAGGACCTCGCGAAGCACCGCGCGCGGTAG
- a CDS encoding lanthionine synthetase LanC family protein, with protein sequence MAHGATGIGWCLARLSLSAAGTAEDRQRWRELADAAFAFEESLYRPELGDWKDVRVGSSVDSVAAWCHGSTGIGLVAGDLHVRTKGEGYLDVLRRATAASTREGFGWSHTLCHGDLGTWALLDTARRIDPEGYRGPDRAWMDAELISSLEERGPVGGLAREAFSPGLMPGLTGVIHLLLRMHPEQRLASPLLLSRHG encoded by the coding sequence ATGGCCCACGGCGCGACGGGGATTGGCTGGTGCCTGGCGCGCCTGAGCCTGAGCGCGGCGGGGACGGCGGAGGACCGGCAGCGGTGGCGGGAGCTGGCGGACGCGGCGTTCGCCTTCGAGGAGTCGTTGTACCGGCCGGAACTGGGCGACTGGAAGGACGTGCGCGTGGGCAGCTCGGTGGACTCCGTCGCGGCCTGGTGTCACGGCAGCACGGGGATTGGACTGGTAGCGGGCGATCTCCACGTGCGCACGAAGGGCGAGGGGTATTTGGACGTGCTGCGGCGGGCCACCGCGGCGAGCACGCGCGAGGGCTTCGGCTGGAGCCACACGCTGTGCCATGGCGACCTGGGCACGTGGGCGCTGTTGGACACGGCGCGGCGCATCGACCCGGAGGGCTACCGGGGGCCGGACCGGGCGTGGATGGACGCGGAGTTGATTTCGAGCCTGGAGGAGCGCGGCCCGGTGGGCGGACTGGCGCGGGAGGCGTTCTCGCCCGGGCTGATGCCGGGACTCACGGGCGTCATCCACCTGCTCCTGCGCATGCACCCGGAGCAGCGGCTCGCATCACCGCTGCTGCTGAGCCGACACGGGTAG
- a CDS encoding heparinase II/III family protein, whose amino-acid sequence MVWRSVVALVGASVLLSSLPGCTENPGKDRFAAYFCEEQEPEHSERGECDGGECVVEGHRWGKEIAYIELDEGDLESADLIMEDTWPVPRYEPVKLPHSLTWREDPYGEKYWQFVFYGLRPTAHLLWAYRETGLRKYRDKLMQVLESYSQHGPSSPYGWDKHGTAFRAMVLVNTYWKLKHANALSHQEARLLEDMIRSDAVFLAKPRNFEDSYNHGFAQAAGLLLVAENFPGWPESPGWRELVLSRYADLLDLVIAPDGFIVENSVYYHFYVMAQVWMLAGWAKKYDVKLPGNLWAAVDRMVYVGARIIQPDGNIPMLGASQARQVRRFLPPLFYGLAEKYPEFRHTLSAGMCGTAPTDRLSTYWSGGLAILRSDFGGQKEYLAQTHVTFDAGPFRTDHSQLDALNLVLFAAGRTLLTDSGMFTEDPGPEKDYYQGTRAHNTVVVDGKDQALGDAVLGTSITGDGWLYQSGHHTLYEGVMHWRSLFLLEKDVVLVLDRLTADTPHQYEQRWHLPPDLMPTLEGTTARVENEEGQRLLRIVQANPRGLSVSTVRGGKEPVDGWYSTNYGKQREATVLLYQRQGGETDYATLFAAGEYATQHARVSSSGSGSVYEVQACAAGHAWRIRVDGVGQSQESVSVERSDASCQ is encoded by the coding sequence ATGGTCTGGCGGTCCGTCGTCGCTCTGGTGGGAGCGAGCGTGCTCCTGTCTTCCCTGCCCGGGTGCACGGAGAATCCCGGCAAGGACAGGTTCGCGGCCTACTTCTGCGAAGAGCAGGAGCCCGAGCACTCGGAGCGGGGTGAGTGCGACGGGGGGGAGTGCGTCGTGGAAGGCCACCGATGGGGCAAGGAGATTGCCTATATCGAGCTGGATGAGGGTGACCTCGAGAGCGCCGACCTCATCATGGAAGACACGTGGCCCGTGCCCCGCTACGAGCCGGTGAAGCTGCCCCACTCCCTCACCTGGCGGGAGGACCCCTACGGGGAGAAGTACTGGCAGTTCGTCTTCTACGGGCTGCGGCCCACCGCCCACCTCTTGTGGGCCTACCGCGAGACGGGGCTGCGCAAGTACCGCGACAAGCTCATGCAGGTGCTCGAGAGTTATTCGCAGCACGGTCCCTCCTCGCCCTACGGCTGGGACAAGCACGGCACGGCCTTCCGCGCCATGGTGCTCGTCAACACCTACTGGAAGCTCAAGCACGCCAACGCGCTCTCTCACCAGGAGGCGCGCCTGCTCGAGGACATGATTCGCTCGGACGCGGTCTTCCTCGCCAAACCGAGGAACTTCGAGGACAGCTACAACCACGGTTTCGCCCAGGCGGCCGGGCTGCTCTTGGTGGCGGAGAACTTCCCAGGCTGGCCCGAGTCACCCGGCTGGCGCGAGCTGGTCCTCTCGCGCTACGCCGACTTGCTCGACCTGGTCATCGCGCCTGACGGCTTCATCGTCGAGAACTCGGTCTACTACCACTTCTACGTCATGGCCCAGGTGTGGATGCTCGCGGGCTGGGCCAAGAAGTACGACGTGAAGCTGCCGGGGAACCTCTGGGCCGCCGTCGATCGCATGGTGTACGTGGGCGCGCGCATCATCCAGCCCGATGGGAACATCCCCATGCTCGGTGCCAGCCAAGCGCGCCAGGTGCGCCGCTTCCTGCCCCCGCTCTTCTACGGGCTGGCGGAGAAGTACCCCGAGTTCCGCCACACGCTGAGCGCCGGCATGTGTGGCACCGCACCCACCGACCGGCTGTCCACGTACTGGAGCGGCGGCCTCGCCATCCTGCGCTCGGACTTCGGAGGCCAGAAGGAGTACCTGGCGCAGACACACGTCACCTTCGACGCGGGCCCCTTCCGCACCGACCACAGTCAACTGGACGCGCTGAACCTCGTCCTCTTCGCAGCCGGCCGCACGCTGCTGACGGACTCGGGGATGTTCACGGAAGATCCAGGGCCGGAGAAGGACTACTACCAGGGCACGCGCGCCCACAACACGGTGGTGGTGGACGGCAAGGACCAGGCCCTCGGGGACGCCGTGCTGGGCACCAGCATCACCGGGGACGGGTGGCTCTACCAGTCGGGCCACCACACGCTCTACGAGGGCGTGATGCACTGGCGCAGCCTCTTCCTGCTGGAGAAGGACGTGGTGCTGGTGCTCGACCGCCTCACGGCCGATACGCCTCACCAGTACGAGCAGCGCTGGCACCTGCCGCCCGACCTCATGCCCACGCTGGAGGGCACCACGGCGCGGGTGGAAAACGAGGAGGGACAGCGGTTGCTGCGCATCGTCCAAGCCAACCCGCGGGGGCTGTCCGTCTCCACGGTGCGGGGCGGCAAGGAGCCGGTGGATGGCTGGTACAGCACCAACTACGGCAAGCAGAGGGAGGCGACGGTGCTGCTCTATCAGCGGCAGGGGGGCGAGACGGACTACGCCACCCTCTTTGCCGCTGGCGAGTACGCCACCCAGCACGCGCGTGTCTCCTCTTCCGGCAGCGGGAGCGTGTACGAGGTGCAGGCCTGCGCCGCCGGCCACGCCTGGCGCATCCGGGTGGACGGCGTCGGCCAGAGCCAGGAGAGCGTCAGCGTGGAGCGCAGCGACGCCTCCTGTCAGTGA
- a CDS encoding thrombospondin type 3 repeat-containing protein yields the protein MKGQERNRAFRTVVLAAMSWGLLAGCGPTDLEEALGSSEELASQEASLYANPRCSTVCSPTVSCDLMCDLVPGEPSTCGDLGRCIDGDVDADGVPFPQDNCPRDANPDQSDCDGDGRGDACETDPGYFVYKAPTMMLCHFDPDMSISGVDVEIYTADVYQDISCLHLPDRYARREVSSVHCGFHSESTCQNRVAERVQELMAQGYYPITTSSDQDMCPYPRL from the coding sequence GTGAAGGGACAAGAGAGAAACAGGGCATTTCGGACGGTGGTGCTGGCGGCGATGAGCTGGGGGCTGCTCGCGGGCTGTGGGCCCACGGACCTGGAGGAAGCTCTTGGGTCGAGCGAGGAGCTGGCCTCCCAGGAGGCGTCCTTGTACGCCAACCCGCGGTGCTCGACCGTGTGCAGTCCCACCGTGTCCTGTGACTTGATGTGCGATCTGGTCCCCGGAGAGCCGTCCACCTGCGGAGATCTGGGCCGGTGTATCGACGGCGATGTGGATGCGGACGGCGTCCCCTTCCCACAGGACAACTGCCCCAGGGATGCCAACCCCGACCAGTCCGACTGTGACGGGGATGGCCGGGGCGACGCCTGCGAGACCGATCCCGGCTACTTCGTCTACAAGGCCCCCACCATGATGCTGTGCCACTTCGACCCGGACATGAGCATCAGCGGCGTCGATGTGGAGATCTACACGGCGGACGTGTACCAGGACATCAGCTGCCTCCACCTCCCGGATCGTTACGCGCGGCGCGAGGTGTCCAGCGTCCACTGCGGCTTCCACAGCGAGAGCACCTGCCAGAACCGTGTGGCGGAGCGTGTTCAGGAGCTGATGGCTCAGGGGTACTACCCCATCACCACCAGCTCAGACCAGGACATGTGCCCCTACCCGCGCTTGTAG
- a CDS encoding helix-turn-helix transcriptional regulator, which translates to MLSAGNRPMRRADRLFQIIQILRRSGSPVTAGALAAELEVSKRSVYRDVADLIGQRVPIRGEAGLGYVLERDFDMPPLMLTPAELEAAVLGAQWVAERSDAELASAARDLVAKIAAVVPERLRPFIAEPTIGAPPPMSAAVDGLDMARTRAWIRSGRKIHIRYRDDHGRESERTIWPVVIGYAETVRLLAAWCELRSTFRHFRTDRILAAEFLDEPHGVPQSNLRARWRRHFEAERGVRLP; encoded by the coding sequence ATGCTGTCAGCAGGAAACCGCCCCATGCGCCGCGCCGATCGTCTGTTCCAGATCATCCAGATTCTCCGGCGCTCCGGCAGCCCGGTGACGGCTGGCGCTCTGGCCGCGGAGCTGGAGGTGTCGAAGCGCTCCGTCTATCGCGACGTCGCGGACCTCATCGGACAGCGGGTGCCGATCCGCGGCGAGGCGGGGTTGGGCTACGTACTTGAGCGCGACTTCGACATGCCGCCGTTGATGCTCACGCCCGCTGAGCTCGAGGCCGCGGTGCTCGGCGCGCAGTGGGTCGCCGAGCGAAGCGACGCCGAGCTCGCGAGCGCGGCGCGAGACCTCGTGGCCAAGATCGCCGCGGTCGTGCCGGAACGGCTGCGCCCGTTCATCGCCGAGCCGACCATCGGCGCCCCGCCGCCCATGAGCGCCGCCGTGGATGGGCTGGACATGGCCCGCACCCGCGCGTGGATCCGCAGCGGGCGGAAGATCCACATCCGCTATCGGGACGACCATGGCCGGGAGAGCGAGCGGACGATCTGGCCCGTCGTCATCGGCTATGCCGAGACGGTGCGGCTGCTCGCCGCCTGGTGCGAGCTTCGATCGACCTTCCGGCACTTTCGAACCGACCGCATCCTCGCCGCCGAGTTCCTCGACGAGCCTCACGGAGTGCCTCAAAGCAACCTGCGGGCGCGCTGGCGGCGCCATTTCGAGGCCGAGCGCGGCGTCCGCTTGCCCTAG
- a CDS encoding DUF5011 domain-containing protein — protein MDPIPYPRPFYRITVESSVLAPTCTVQPKSLELTTSRALPQVAIQASADGIVAAYTYGEFVRFMGDITRVSVRNLDPNTLGTLRGAGLSSAIVPPNGAAGYPGAVLLDALTIQGPYVEVSGTFTGNALTEDPATIPWPYPIWQGNNFVASYANFFTTTTPPILGAQACASLPPVLTVNGGSPLTLECVKGGTYSDPGAQAVDGCGNPLVVHAYNTGTDSSGPGPLLSYEGSYPVSYSTWNHAGSVDVTRTVIVDDTTAPSLTLLGSASIVHTCNTPWTDPGVTATDACSGNITPWVSRTGEVNAWAVGVYTLTYNVTDGGGNSATPVTRTVQVVNCPW, from the coding sequence GTGGACCCGATCCCATACCCCCGGCCCTTCTACAGAATCACTGTCGAGAGTTCCGTCCTCGCGCCCACCTGCACGGTGCAGCCTAAGTCCCTCGAACTGACGACCTCGAGGGCCCTGCCGCAGGTCGCGATCCAAGCCAGCGCTGACGGCATCGTGGCGGCGTATACCTATGGAGAGTTCGTCCGGTTCATGGGGGACATTACGCGCGTCAGCGTCCGGAACCTCGACCCGAACACCCTGGGGACCCTGAGGGGAGCAGGGTTGTCGTCCGCGATCGTCCCACCAAACGGTGCGGCCGGGTATCCTGGCGCCGTCTTGCTGGACGCGCTCACCATCCAGGGCCCTTACGTCGAGGTGAGTGGCACCTTCACCGGCAACGCGCTCACGGAGGATCCCGCGACCATCCCCTGGCCGTACCCGATCTGGCAGGGGAATAACTTCGTCGCCAGCTATGCCAACTTCTTCACCACGACGACGCCGCCCATCCTCGGCGCGCAGGCCTGTGCGTCGCTGCCTCCGGTGCTCACGGTCAACGGCGGCTCGCCGCTGACACTGGAGTGCGTCAAGGGAGGGACGTACAGCGATCCGGGCGCTCAGGCTGTGGATGGGTGCGGCAACCCGCTGGTGGTGCATGCGTACAACACGGGCACGGACTCCTCCGGGCCGGGCCCTCTGCTGAGCTACGAGGGCTCGTACCCGGTCTCGTACTCCACGTGGAACCATGCGGGGTCTGTGGACGTCACCCGCACGGTGATCGTGGATGACACGACGGCGCCCTCGCTGACGCTCCTCGGCTCCGCGTCCATCGTGCACACGTGCAACACCCCGTGGACAGATCCGGGCGTGACGGCGACCGATGCGTGCTCCGGAAACATCACGCCGTGGGTGTCGCGCACGGGCGAAGTGAATGCCTGGGCCGTCGGCGTGTACACGTTGACCTACAACGTGACGGACGGTGGCGGCAACAGCGCCACGCCCGTGACGCGCACCGTCCAGGTCGTCAACTGCCCCTGGTAG
- a CDS encoding TetR/AcrR family transcriptional regulator has product MKTTSSTERRPRGRPRSFDSSRALDQALEVFWRLGYEGASIADLTEAMGITAPSLYAAFGSKAELYRRVLEHYRARQGGSQPRALTEAPTARAGVERLLQEAAREFSSPKHPPGCMISTAVLTCAEENQPVAEHVASLRAGTLAALRARIEQGIARGELPAGTDAAALARYFGALLQGMSVQALDGASQAELLALGEIAMRAWDSVAQQATSPRRR; this is encoded by the coding sequence ATGAAAACCACTTCCTCCACAGAACGGCGTCCGCGCGGGCGCCCCCGCAGCTTCGACAGCTCAAGGGCGCTCGACCAAGCCCTGGAGGTGTTCTGGCGGCTAGGGTACGAGGGCGCGTCGATCGCCGATCTCACCGAGGCGATGGGCATCACCGCGCCCAGCCTCTATGCCGCGTTCGGGTCCAAGGCCGAGCTCTACCGCCGGGTCTTGGAGCACTACCGAGCCCGGCAAGGCGGCTCGCAACCTCGCGCGCTCACCGAGGCGCCTACCGCCCGCGCCGGGGTGGAGCGGCTCCTGCAGGAGGCCGCCAGGGAGTTCTCCAGCCCTAAGCACCCTCCGGGATGCATGATCTCGACTGCGGTCCTGACGTGCGCGGAGGAGAACCAGCCCGTCGCCGAGCATGTCGCCTCCCTGAGAGCCGGTACACTGGCGGCGCTCCGGGCCCGCATCGAGCAGGGCATCGCCCGGGGAGAGCTGCCGGCCGGGACGGACGCGGCGGCGCTCGCCCGGTATTTCGGTGCCCTCCTCCAGGGCATGTCGGTGCAGGCGCTGGATGGCGCGAGCCAGGCCGAGCTCCTCGCGCTCGGGGAGATCGCGATGCGGGCCTGGGACAGCGTGGCCCAGCAGGCCACGTCGCCACGAAGACGTTGA